The following coding sequences are from one Macadamia integrifolia cultivar HAES 741 unplaced genomic scaffold, SCU_Mint_v3 scaffold1678, whole genome shotgun sequence window:
- the LOC122064536 gene encoding armadillo repeat-containing protein 7, translated as MFTNDRRQVERTGKSGTPRLQYLQELVSQFQNTTDEESKERIVAHLVNFAYDPYNYAFMRKLNVLELFLDCITEPNEKLVEFGAGGICNSCADPANAAIITQCGGIPLMIQCLSSPVRNHVNYALGALYYLCNASNKEEILKPEVVETIKRYAAAGAVNVSFSNLAKAFLDKHVPE; from the exons ATGTTTACAAATGATCGAAGACAAGTAGAGCGTACAGGAAAATCTGGCACTCCAAGGTTGCAATATCTTCAG GAATTGGTTAGTCAATTTCAGAATACAACAGATGAAG AATCAAAGGAGAGGATAGTTGCTCATTTGGTTAACTTTGCCTATGATCCTTACAACTATGCTTTTATGCGCAAG TTAAATGTTTTAGAATTGTTCCTAGACTGCATCACAGAGCCAAATGAGAAACTTGTGGAATTTGGTGCCGGTGGGATCTGCAATTCATGTGCTG ATCCGGCAAATGCTGCAATTATAACTCAATGTGGTGGGATTCCTCTCATGATACAATGTTTATCTAGCCCCGTCAGAAATCAT GTGAATTATGCTCTTGGGGCTCTATATTATCTCTGCAACGCAtctaataaggaagagattttgaAGCCAGAAGTAGTTGAAACCATAAAAAGATATGCTGCAGCTGGAGCTGTTAATGTGAGCTTCAGCAATCTAGCCAAAGCATTCTTGGACAAGCATGTCCCAGAATAG